Sequence from the Mesorhizobium sp. PAMC28654 genome:
CGATACCGGGTGAATGCCTTAGACGCTGGGTCCGATCTGGTATCCCTGGACTTGGGCGTCTCGGGAAGGCCGTCGATGAGGAAGGTGCCGGGTGTCTTACCCTCCGAGCGGGCCGCGACGATCTCCCCCAAGTCGCTGTGGATGGGAATGTCGCGGCGGGCGTTGGCGGTCTTGCCGTGGCGAACCGTGAAGCTGGACTCCAAGCAGTCTCCCACCCGGAGTTGGCATATCTCCTCCAGCCTCATCCCACTTAATGCGGCAATGCGCATCAAGTCCGCCATATAGTCACTGGGCGGGGCCTGGAGGTGCTCCGCAACGTCGCTATGGATGAGCGTGGCGACCTCTGGTGCGGTATAAGGCCTCTTGCCCTTGTCCAGTTCATGGTCGGCGCTCGGGCGGGCCTTGTTGGGCAGCTCCTGGTCAACCCAAGGGTTCTCGTCCACATGGCCGCGCATCTTGAGCCACTTCCAGTATTCGCGAAGGAACCCCAGGTAAGCGGCCACCTTGTCGCGGCTGCGCCCGGTCCCCAGGCTCTCGTCTATGAAGCGTCCGGCCTTCTTGCGGTCCATCATGTCGATAAAGGGGGAGAAGTGATTGGCCTTCATCCACGCCTCCAGCCACCCTAGGACCCGGAGGAAGTCGCCGCTGGACTTCTTGCGGTATGTTGCCTTGTAGGCGATGAAGGCTTCGGCGTGGTGATCGAGCGGGGTAAACATGCCTAGCGCCACCTCAGCAAACTCGGTCGCGGCCCTCGGCCCTCTAAGCTCTGCGATCTCCTCCGCCCGCTCCTCGATTTGGTCCCGAAGGTTTTCCGTCCTGTTGCGGATGCGAAGCCGCAATGCCTCCGCCCCGTGTGAGTCACCTTTGGCGAGTGCTCGCCTGGCCTCCTCAATCGTAGACCTCATGCCATCCACGATTTGCCCTTTTCGCCTGTTGGCCTGAGATAGATCAGAGGTATGGAGCGGCTGAATAAGTTGGGCTGTGCCGAGAATTGAGCGCACATGATCTGGCACTCGGACTCGGACACGCCACTGCTTGCCGTGCCATTGAAGGTGGTCCGTTAGCTTTGGCAATTCGCCTCTCCTATGTCCCAGCGTTGTGTCCCACCGAGATACTCCAGAGGCTTATAAGTCAAGGGGTGCAAGGGGTCTAGAGCGCTGGAGGAGAGTGTCCCTCCCTCTCCGCCATTCCCTTCACCCAGGATACCGCACCGTTGCTCGTTGATCAGATTGCCGAGGCGATCCCCTCAGCTTCAATGCGACCGTGCAGCTTCCGGGCATAGGCAGCCTGCCCAGCGCCGGCTATCGCGTTCACCCCCTGCTCCAAGGGGCCTACAGTCAAGGCCGGTTCATATTTCCGCATTCGACGGGGACCGATACCATAGCAGCCGGTCCGTGGTCATGGCTTGCGGCGCAACCAGCGCGTCGGCAAATAGGACGACAACAGCGCGCCCGCCATTACAAGAAACACTGCAATGTCAGAGTGGCGACGATAAGCCGACGTGACCGACGAGACTGATTTTTTGCCATTCGCCACGGAAGACTTATTTCTATGGAATCGGCAGAACGCCCACCCCAGAAATACGCAGATCAAAAAGAAAGCACTAAACCAGATAAACATTACAGCTCCCCAGCCTGCAATCGGGATAACACAGATGGGGCTGTTGTAAACAGTGTGACTACCGGGGCAGCAAGACTTCGTCGTTCAAGCCGACTGTCTTGCTGCTGGCAAGGCTTGCACGCGTGCCCATTTCGACAGCCGCAAGTTTGTCGATCATCCTCCGATAAGGAAAACCAATGGACATGGCGAAATTCTTCGCCGGCCTGCTTTCGCGCGGATCTGGCGTGTTCGGCACGTCGCATTCAGTGGCCCAGGTTGACGCAACAGAGCGCATCGTAGAAGTGGGCTAGGCACGAGGCATCTCGCTTTCGGCTCGCCAATATGCTGGCCACGGCACTACGAGACAGGCGCGTCGATGAAGCGGTCCGCATTGACCTTGCAGCGCTTCAACGGCGCATCGCCCTGCATGCCGAGCGACCGTCTTGACGATGGCGTGCAAATGGCTCTGCGCCTCACCGGTGGTGCTGGTCACCTTCCGTCGAGATGGCCGACGGAAATCGAGCCGGCTTAACGACAGGGTTGGTTTCCAGGCGATCCAACTCGAGCGCGGTCGACGGGCTATCAATACCGGGGCCTTTTGTCGGAGACCACGACGAGCCTTCCTCCAACATTCTGGCACCGTTTGCATACCAGCTTCGATGCCAGCCGCCTTTCGGTGGGGAAATCATAGTGCGTGCCGTAGATCTCGATCAGGCCATCGAGATCAAGCGAGCGCAGATGACCACAACGGGGATTGCCGCAATATGCGCTAAGGCCCATTCCCTGGTCGCGAAGCTCGCCAAGTTTCATGGGCTGAACGACCGGCAG
This genomic interval carries:
- a CDS encoding DUF6538 domain-containing protein; its protein translation is MPKLTDHLQWHGKQWRVRVRVPDHVRSILGTAQLIQPLHTSDLSQANRRKGQIVDGMRSTIEEARRALAKGDSHGAEALRLRIRNRTENLRDQIEERAEEIAELRGPRAATEFAEVALGMFTPLDHHAEAFIAYKATYRKKSSGDFLRVLGWLEAWMKANHFSPFIDMMDRKKAGRFIDESLGTGRSRDKVAAYLGFLREYWKWLKMRGHVDENPWVDQELPNKARPSADHELDKGKRPYTAPEVATLIHSDVAEHLQAPPSDYMADLMRIAALSGMRLEEICQLRVGDCLESSFTVRHGKTANARRDIPIHSDLGEIVAARSEGKTPGTFLIDGLPETPKSRDTRSDPASKAFTRYRRKVGVDERPNGKAKSNVDFHSFRRWFCMVARDRLDAPDAGYSPWTIADVVGHDDEGVKDFLKLTMKHYPGPSSADAKRALVEAIKLPPSPVSKTLA